A single window of Neisseria chenwenguii DNA harbors:
- a CDS encoding NemA protein, whose protein sequence is MKTVLATTLLTLTLCACSNGTPGMSVGIGLGTGIGSHLGLGTSLNIPIGLNKNRAQNSDGLKIIEEQIVTHFDTHGNATDSAVKGGFYRQLISKRGSSYLVQDFYSDGKKRTDPYTLPRNKLLQFRAMPDNGSLTIYAYNGTVMQQQVFQSGKLVSARP, encoded by the coding sequence ATGAAAACCGTCCTCGCAACCACCCTACTCACCCTCACTTTATGCGCCTGCTCCAACGGCACGCCCGGCATGTCTGTCGGTATTGGACTGGGCACAGGCATCGGCAGCCATCTTGGCTTAGGCACATCATTGAATATCCCGATCGGACTGAACAAAAACCGCGCACAAAATTCAGACGGCCTCAAAATTATCGAAGAACAAATCGTTACCCACTTCGACACCCACGGCAACGCAACCGATAGCGCCGTCAAAGGCGGATTCTACCGTCAGCTCATCAGCAAACGAGGCAGCAGCTATCTTGTACAAGACTTTTATAGCGACGGCAAAAAGCGTACCGACCCCTACACCCTGCCACGCAACAAGCTGCTCCAATTCCGAGCCATGCCGGACAACGGCTCGCTGACCATTTACGCCTACAACGGCACCGTCATGCAGCAACAGGTATTCCAAAGCGGCAAACTCGTCAGCGCCCGCCCTTAA
- a CDS encoding YbaB/EbfC family nucleoid-associated protein, whose product MFGKAGLGGLMKQAQQMQENMKKAQAKLAETEVDGEAGNGLVKVTMTCAHVVRKLEISPDLIAEAADDKEMLEDLVMAAVNAASAKAEETTNKTMGAFTQGLPAGMGDFFR is encoded by the coding sequence ATGTTCGGAAAAGCCGGATTGGGCGGCCTGATGAAACAGGCGCAGCAAATGCAGGAAAACATGAAAAAAGCGCAGGCCAAACTTGCCGAAACCGAGGTGGACGGCGAAGCAGGCAACGGCCTGGTCAAAGTCACCATGACCTGCGCCCACGTCGTGCGCAAGCTGGAAATCAGTCCGGATCTGATTGCCGAAGCTGCCGACGACAAAGAAATGCTGGAAGATTTGGTCATGGCCGCCGTTAATGCCGCCAGCGCCAAAGCCGAAGAAACCACCAACAAAACCATGGGCGCGTTCACGCAGGGTCTGCCTGCAGGCATGGGGGATTTTTTCCGTTAA